The proteins below come from a single Roseiflexus sp. RS-1 genomic window:
- a CDS encoding Uma2 family endonuclease: protein MADTVALPTITLRSLDAGWNYERWERELPDDGNRYEVIEGILYMTTAPGYFHQWIVRRLDQYVGVPLEQQGLAYAATAPIGVLMPGCEPVQPDFALVRRDRAGIISERRIRGAPDLIAEVLSPSNPEQDTVIKRRVYARAGVPEYWIIRPETRDVLVCRNPDATLGDYTFTLLVGAAETLLAHPFPIRMSVSMMISPLTLYDPIRADADCVATQCYPACPHGLATSR from the coding sequence ATGGCTGATACTGTAGCCCTTCCAACGATAACGCTCCGATCTCTGGATGCAGGTTGGAACTATGAGCGTTGGGAGCGCGAACTTCCTGATGACGGCAATCGCTACGAGGTGATCGAGGGCATTCTGTACATGACTACTGCACCGGGTTATTTCCACCAGTGGATCGTGCGTCGTCTGGATCAATACGTCGGCGTGCCGCTGGAACAACAAGGGCTGGCATATGCCGCCACTGCGCCGATTGGCGTGCTGATGCCCGGTTGTGAGCCGGTACAGCCGGATTTTGCGCTGGTACGCCGTGATCGCGCGGGCATCATCAGCGAACGCCGTATCCGCGGCGCCCCCGATCTGATCGCGGAAGTGCTGTCACCATCAAATCCTGAGCAGGACACGGTGATCAAAAGGCGCGTCTACGCCCGTGCAGGCGTGCCCGAGTACTGGATCATTCGCCCTGAAACGCGCGATGTGCTGGTGTGTCGCAACCCCGACGCCACGCTCGGCGATTATACATTCACGCTGCTGGTCGGCGCTGCCGAAACCCTGTTGGCGCACCCGTTTCCGATCAGGATGTCGGTATCGATGATGATCAGCCCGCTCACGCTCTACGACCCCATTCGCGCTGACGCAGACTGCGTAGCCACGCAGTGCTATCCTGCATGTCCTCACGGTCTCGCCACATCCCGATGA